The following coding sequences lie in one Sphingobium sp. KCTC 72723 genomic window:
- a CDS encoding c-type cytochrome has protein sequence MKIVFAMSLLVTLSGCIAEAKDQKADGAENYALMCAGCHDPGPGHPATMLLQQAGRPVPALIGRKDLELEYLRAVVRQGLIEMPPFRPTELSEAEIDEIYAHIMRGKPSKPATAIQTTKEP, from the coding sequence ATGAAAATAGTCTTTGCCATGTCGCTTCTAGTTACGCTGAGCGGCTGCATCGCCGAAGCGAAAGATCAGAAGGCTGACGGCGCGGAAAACTATGCGTTGATGTGCGCCGGATGCCACGATCCTGGCCCAGGACACCCGGCAACCATGTTACTTCAGCAAGCAGGGCGACCAGTGCCAGCACTGATCGGTCGGAAAGATCTTGAGCTTGAATATTTGCGCGCGGTTGTGCGGCAGGGATTAATCGAGATGCCGCCATTTCGTCCAACGGAATTAAGCGAAGCGGAAATTGATGAAATTTATGCTCACATCATGCGCGGAAAGCCCTCAAAACCAGCCACTGCGATTCAGACAACGAAAGAGCCGTAA